One window of the Niallia circulans genome contains the following:
- a CDS encoding CtsR family transcriptional regulator has translation MRNISDIIENYLKEVLEMSEKSLVEIKRSEIADKFECVPSQINYVINTRFTIEKGYVVESKRGGGGFIRIMKVQTYDHAHLIDQLLSLIQSRIPQNSAEDLILRLVEEDVISKREAKIMLSVIDRSVLYLELPYRDELRARLLKAMLTSLKYK, from the coding sequence GTGAGAAATATTTCGGATATAATTGAGAATTACTTAAAAGAAGTATTAGAAATGAGCGAAAAATCATTAGTAGAAATAAAACGAAGTGAAATCGCTGATAAGTTTGAGTGCGTACCATCACAAATTAATTATGTAATTAATACCCGTTTTACGATAGAAAAAGGGTATGTGGTGGAAAGTAAACGTGGTGGCGGTGGTTTTATTCGAATTATGAAAGTCCAAACATATGATCATGCCCATTTAATTGACCAATTACTATCCCTTATTCAAAGTCGGATACCTCAAAATAGTGCAGAAGATTTAATTCTTCGATTAGTAGAAGAAGATGTTATCAGTAAGCGAGAAGCGAAGATAATGTTAAGCGTAATTGATCGTTCTGTATTATATTTAGAATTACCATATAGAGATGAATTAAGAGCAAGATTATTAAAGGCGATGTTAACTTCATTAAAATATAAATAA